The window ACAGGCGCGGCCCTCGCCGGCGTGTATCCTCCCGGCATGAAGCTGGTGGCAAGCTGGTGCAAGCAGGACCGTGGCCTGGGGATCGGCCTGCTCATCGGGGCCATAACCGTAGGCTCGGGCATACCCCATCTGATGCATGCCGCGCCTGACCTTGGCGGGCGCTTCGCGTTCACTTCCTGGCGCCTCCTGCTGCTGGCGTCTTCTGTCTGCGCCGTGTGCTCCGCATGGATCTCCGAACGGTACATCGCTTCAGGACCTTGAGCTATCACCAGGCCGGATGGACCGAAGCCGGGGCCAGGGTGGCCGCTTTCGCCGTTTTTGCGGTCGGCGGAGTCGGCAGTGCCGTTACGGGTATACTGAGCGACCGGCTGGGGCGCACCATGACATCCATGGCCAGTCTTGCACTCAGCGGAAGCGCGGCCCTGATTGTGGGGCTGTTTTTCGGCTCGCCCCTAATATTGACCGGCATATGCCTGGTCTGGGGGTTCGCCGTGGTGGCCGACAGCGCTCAGTTCAGTACGGCCGTGAGCGAACTTGGCGATCCCCGATACGTGGGCACTGCTCTGAGCGTGCAGACCAGCCTCGGATTCCTGTTGACGTTGATTTCCATTCGTCTGATTCCGCTGCTGGTGGAACGAATCGGATGGGAATGGGCCTTCGTTTTTTTGACGCCCGGACCCGTGTTCGGCGTTTTGAGCATGCTGCGCCTGCGCGCATTGCCCGAGGCGGAAACCATGGCCTCCGGAAACCGATAGTGTTGATAGCCGAGGGAAGCGTCAAAAAATTCCCCTCAGCCCCCTAGTATGTTCTCACCAGTGCCGCACGGCCCATGGCGGAACGGCTGAGCCGATGGGATGGACCCGGCTGTCTCGAACCGAGTGTCAAAACCCTTAACAGGCTGTTGAAAAACGCGATCTGCGGCGTTGCGCTTCATCCCTCGTCACTGCGACGTACTCTATGTACGCCTCATTCCTCGAGATTTGCGCGCCTTGCATCTCATCGTTTTTCAACGGCCTGTAACAACCCGTCTTTTTCAACGGGCTGTTAAGTCTGCTAGGCGACCTGTTGCCCGACCGCGCCCTTTCATCCATTGGACCCATCGTCATGGTGGAAAAACCGGGTCCGCTTGTGATACACTGCGTCGCCGTTCGGAGGAGAATGTTGGCGCAAAGACGTTCCCAACGAAGTTCAAGAACTCTGCATTTTGGAGCTGAAGATGAAAAAACTGAATCCCCAGTGGACAAGCTTAATTCAGGACCAGGTCAATGCCTGTCCGTACTTCTCCCTGCAATCCATGGAAATCAAGGAACTCTCGTTCGGTGCGTCGCTAATCGAGATTGACGTTCAAAACAAGCACCTGCAACCTTTCGGCAACGTGCACGGAGGCGTCTTTTCGACCCTGATCGATGCGGCCGGCTTCTGGGCGTTGTATACCGAAATCGAACCCGGTATGGGCATGACCACGGTCGAGATGAAATTAAATTATCTGGCGCCCGCATCGGACGGACGTCTCATCGGCTTTGGAAAGACCATCAAGATGGGCCGGACATTGGGACTGGCGGACGCGAGAATCGAGGATCAACGGGGCCGACTGCTGGCTCACGGCACGGTGACCCTTATGGTCCTGCGAGACCTGAAGCTGGAAGGACAGGAAGGACTGCCGGCGAAATTCCTGCCCGAATGAGCGGATGGACCGCCTCAAGCCAAACGAATGATTTTTTCCCTTATGGCGTACTTCACGATCCCGGCCGTGTCGCGGATGTTGAGTTTTTTCTTGATGTTGTCCTTGTGTCCTTCCACGGTTTTCACGCTCAGGTGCAGAAGATCGGCAATCTCCTTGTTGGTTCTGCCTTCCGCCACAAGCTGCAACACCTCGATTTCCCTGGACGACAGAATACGGTCCGAGGTGTCCAGCTCTTTGATGTAATCTTCCAGAACGATCTTCGATATGGAGGGACTGAAAAAAGCCTCTCCTTTGAGCACGGCTTCTATGGCATCGAACAGCTGGCTCACCGCCGACTTTTTCACCACATAGCCGGACGCCCCGCATTGCAGCATCTGGCGAATGGATTCCTTGTCTTCATACATGGTGAGGACCAGGATTTTGCAGTCGGGAAAGCGCTTCTTGATTTGTCGGGTCGCTTCCAGACCGTTCAGGTCAGGCATGGAAACGTCCATGATGACGATGTCCGGATGCAGCTCTTCCACTTCCCG of the Deltaproteobacteria bacterium genome contains:
- a CDS encoding PaaI family thioesterase — its product is MKKLNPQWTSLIQDQVNACPYFSLQSMEIKELSFGASLIEIDVQNKHLQPFGNVHGGVFSTLIDAAGFWALYTEIEPGMGMTTVEMKLNYLAPASDGRLIGFGKTIKMGRTLGLADARIEDQRGRLLAHGTVTLMVLRDLKLEGQEGLPAKFLPE
- a CDS encoding response regulator transcription factor, yielding MNKRRIVIADDHTIVREGIRSLLEAREDFIVVGEASTGREAIREVEELHPDIVIMDVSMPDLNGLEATRQIKKRFPDCKILVLTMYEDKESIRQMLQCGASGYVVKKSAVSQLFDAIEAVLKGEAFFSPSISKIVLEDYIKELDTSDRILSSREIEVLQLVAEGRTNKEIADLLHLSVKTVEGHKDNIKKKLNIRDTAGIVKYAIREKIIRLA